One Lachancea thermotolerans CBS 6340 chromosome B complete sequence genomic window, AGAAATAGTGGAACGAATTTTGGTCTGATagttctctttcaaaattttgtacTTGTCGTCATTTGAAATATTGAATTTCTGaagcaagctcttctcgTTGAACGGAAGTAAAGCTGGCTTGGCTTTGCTctcttgatgttcttgatgTTTATCCTTCACAAAAAGCAGCCTTTCGTCGTTCATGTCCAGGCACACTTTGATTTGGTCAACTTTCCCTTCAACtaagttttcttcatcccaGTTCCAATCCTGTTGAATTGTTGGTGTCTCCGAAGATACCGCAACTGAGCGAGTGCTTTTACCGCTCTGAGATTCTTGCTCATCGTCAGAATCGCCAATTATCTTTTTGTAATCCCATTCATCAGCAATCATCATTAGTTCACTAGGAATAGAACCGTCCATTTTTCGCCTTTGTGTAGACTGCTTTCCGTCTGCAAACATATCTTCGAGTGGAACCGTCACAAGACCCggttttttcttcttaTAAAGCTCAGACATAAACTGCCAGCTTTTGCTTTTTGACTTGAATAGCCTTCTAGAATCTGGCTGAACTTCAACTCGTAGCTTGAGAGGTAGCATTGGTTTTATATGTCTGTTTGTCAGGTACAAATCTCTTTGCCACTGGTACTTGCTTATCTGCTTCGGAACAATGCTCATCAAGCTAAGGACTTTACCTTTTTGGAACTTAGGAAAGTAGTAGTTcaacagctctttttcttcccGCGCGACCCTCTCTTTTTCTAAAAGCTTGCgctgctcttcaagagcGATTTGGTTCTCATCCGCGAATTCTCCAAAAGGGTGATGCTCTTCAGGAAACGTCGCCTCATGCCCATCTACACCCATGAACAAAGTGTTGTTCCTATCACTGTAACCATCCGCTTGCTCGCCAAGGATCGCTCCGTTACTCATCATATTGAGATAATCGTCGTCCTCTTGTGTCATGTTTCGCATACTCGGTTGGGTCTCTTCGGGTAGCTCCTCCTCAGCTAActcgtcttcatcttcaaaatcaattgCATCAGGCAAGTGCTCCGTTTGGCCCTCACTTGGGCCTATGTAATTGCCGATTTCCATAGACCCAAATTCACCGCTGAAAACGGCATCGTAGGCGTCGTCCTCATTTGTGAGATCACCCTTGCCCGgcagctgcttttttgtttgcttcCGGCTAGACATATCAGGTCTGGCTTGCAAAATAAGCGCACAGTCAAGTGGCACTCACGCTCTTTGACTGGTTTGGGTTAACTCCAGTTCGAGTGATGTTCTCTTTTCTCCATAAACTGAATGTCCaaagtcacgtgacagcATCATGAAATGAAGGTAGTCTTTGAATACCAATGGTTTCAAGGCCTTAAAGTATAATAGACTGTGAGTGCCGTGCTGTTTTTAAAGACCACAGGTTAGGCATGGAGGCTAGTGCGCTGATATCGAGGGCAAACAATGCAAGCACACACACATTCTCCAACAGCAATCCAAAATATTGGAAATTTGATTGGTATACACCAGTAAAGCCTAAACAAGCCCAGAGTAATGAAAAGTCCAGCGGAGAGAATGATTCCGAAGAGAAGTTTAGTTTCAAGTACAAGACTTGGCTTCCAAGCGAAAAACCGGCGTGGAAACAGCTTGAGGccgaagttgaagaaatcatAGACCTTGAGCAGTACGACAGAACTAAACAGCCCAAGACTCTCCAGCCAGGGAGCGCTCCAGTGGTTAATGGACAGGCAGCTGCTGACGGGCTGACTGCAGATGACATTAGGGGTGCGGTTGGAGGCCAAGAGACAATGATAGGCTTCTCGGCGTCGGATGCAACAACAAAGAACGACACTAAACCTGCTCAAGCCAATCACGAAGGCCCTGATGGAAGAGTAGACCCCACTGCAAGCCTTGATGCGAACGGCGAGCAGAAGCCTGAGTCTGAAAAAAAGGATGCAGACGGTGATTTAGACTTACAGTAGATAGTTGTATCAATATATTAACGAATGTTGCGATTTTCTTTATCGCCATTAGTTCTATTAGCTTATATTCTCGGCTACTTTCGATTATTCCTTGTGATGTACCTAttctgcttttttggtCATTAATAGCCCGATAGCGTCCCTCGCCTTATATACAGCAGCCTGAATCTCGGACTCCCTCTTTTTCcgctcttcaaacttttcgtCCTTGTTCAATTTGTTAAGCTCTCTCATTATGTTAGCCCAATCTCGCGTATCTCCCGTCCCAGAGCATACAAGAATAACAGTGGATGGGGGGCTTGCGTGATATAGTCCTTTTAGCCTTTGTACGAATCTCTCCCTTGCTGCGGTAAAATCTTCTTTGGTAACACCTTTAGGTGACTCGGCATACTCGCGAGCAAATTCTAGCTCCCTCAATCTTCCGACAAAAAGGTCGTACTCCTTCAAACTGCTCCTTATGTTATCGAATATCTCTTCGTCGTTTGCACATCTCAAGTTGACCTCAGACGCATTTCGACTTGAAGTTAGTTCGGTGTATTTGGGAGCGTAATCATTCAAGCACAGGCTTCTGACGCCAGCTCGTGCAAGTCTCTGAAAAAGATTCTCTGTGTTTACACCAACCCCAAAAGCAAGCCCATTAACTATTTTGAGTTTTGTAAGCTCCATGCACGCGCGAGCGTCCTCGAAAGAATCATGGCCAAGACCTTCGCTATTTTGGATCGTTTGGCTCAAATATTCGGAAGCTAAATACTTTAGGGCAGGTCTGAAAGGAGGCCCAGCTTTATGCTCAAAGATAACAGCTGTGTCGATTATTTTCGGATGTCTCAATTTTAAGACATTCAAGTCTGACTGTAATGAATGACCTATTAAAATGTCGTCCGCGCTCACAAGTTTCAGCAATTGGTTTTGAACATCTTCGAGTGTCACTGTGACGTTCTCTAGCTTTTCCTCGGTGATGCCGCTGTATCTTGTCAGATAATCCACGATTGGCACATCAGGCTTGACAAGGCTATCATAGACAAGGTTGCAGTCAAAATCGACCAAACTGACTCGGGTCAAAACCAACCCGTCTTTAGACATGCACATCTCGCAATCTAATGCAAATGTGTGCGAACCGCCGTGTTCAAAAGACTTCGTACTCTTCCAGGCTGCGTCGCACTCTGcatgagtttttgaaagaatttgtttttcctgcTCGCTTAAACCGGGCGTTTCTTCGTGAACCGGGTACTCGTTTTCGAGAAGCTGGTCAGGCCTCAGTACCAGATCATTGAGAGTAATGGCTTTCTGGTTTAATgcctgcttcttctcctccttctcttttttgctAAGTCCAACATTTATAAAAGAG contains:
- the RNH70 gene encoding Rnh70p (similar to uniprot|P53331 Saccharomyces cerevisiae YGR276C RNH70 3' exoribonuclease required for 5S and tRNA-Arg3 maturation) — its product is MGFNLSKSQEANAAGESPIKDGHIQNGQAGARKIGSKTQDGKDETSFRSSVARLSICEDENTKAKILDKLQRKDSDDIIVNEKNSGDQKAGSKRRRRRSSGVAGPSLGNLKKTLEEQHSSSSLNIPKRKKKSSQPASLSISQKALQKRVSIKDLRDLVLYIFQDSNNAPGWIQVGNRASMNKMIVLFAPGLQADDFEKNKKHAWGDQTENPRATSLISLDDDELLDTIQRVPISAPGSKSTLYSAYNSFINVGLSKKEKEEKKQALNQKAITLNDLVLRPDQLLENEYPVHEETPGLSEQEKQILSKTHAECDAAWKSTKSFEHGGSHTFALDCEMCMSKDGLVLTRVSLVDFDCNLVYDSLVKPDVPIVDYLTRYSGITEEKLENVTVTLEDVQNQLLKLVSADDILIGHSLQSDLNVLKLRHPKIIDTAVIFEHKAGPPFRPALKYLASEYLSQTIQNSEGLGHDSFEDARACMELTKLKIVNGLAFGVGVNTENLFQRLARAGVRSLCLNDYAPKYTELTSSRNASEVNLRCANDEEIFDNIRSSLKEYDLFVGRLRELEFAREYAESPKGVTKEDFTAARERFVQRLKGLYHASPPSTVILVCSGTGDTRDWANIMRELNKLNKDEKFEERKKRESEIQAAVYKARDAIGLLMTKKAE
- the RTT102 gene encoding Rtt102p (weakly similar to uniprot|P53330 Saccharomyces cerevisiae YGR275W RTT102 Regulator of Ty1 Transposition regulator of Ty1 transposition), producing MEASALISRANNASTHTFSNSNPKYWKFDWYTPVKPKQAQSNEKSSGENDSEEKFSFKYKTWLPSEKPAWKQLEAEVEEIIDLEQYDRTKQPKTLQPGSAPVVNGQAAADGLTADDIRGAVGGQETMIGFSASDATTKNDTKPAQANHEGPDGRVDPTASLDANGEQKPESEKKDADGDLDLQ